A window of the Candidatus Neomarinimicrobiota bacterium genome harbors these coding sequences:
- a CDS encoding FeoA family protein — MFNAKKPRHQLSRENQDSLRLSDLKPGETGRIQEIGGSEQFRLRLIEMGLTKDAEICVDKYAPLRDPMELIIRGYHLSIRGQDAQKIAVVRVS, encoded by the coding sequence ATGTTTAATGCAAAAAAACCACGTCATCAACTTTCCAGGGAAAACCAGGATAGTCTACGATTGAGTGATCTGAAGCCTGGTGAAACAGGTCGGATCCAGGAGATCGGTGGTAGCGAACAATTTCGACTGCGACTGATTGAGATGGGACTTACCAAAGATGCTGAGATCTGTGTGGATAAATATGCCCCGCTCCGTGATCCCATGGAACTGATCATCAGAGGTTACCACCTGTCAATTCGGGGACAGGATGCCCAGAAGATCGCCGTCGTACGTGTCAGCTAA